Proteins encoded in a region of the Nitrospiria bacterium genome:
- the yihA gene encoding ribosome biogenesis GTP-binding protein YihA/YsxC: MIVLTAFGTVTAMKIVRAEFVRSCASLRECPSDGLPEIAVAGRSNVGKSSLLNRLVQQKGLAKTSGVPGKTQLINLFKITVGHKSSPAFYLVDLPGYGYARVSLAQREAWGALVEDYLTHRPTLRGLIVLVDIRHSPGLLDQQLFSWISSYKLRCLLVATKSDQMSRGQISGALLKIKASLPGLAMDQVILPFSSKTGEGRDAILEHILHLLKD; the protein is encoded by the coding sequence TTGATTGTCCTGACCGCCTTCGGTACAGTGACGGCCATGAAGATTGTGCGAGCGGAGTTTGTACGAAGTTGCGCCTCATTACGCGAATGTCCATCGGACGGGCTTCCGGAAATAGCCGTTGCGGGGCGATCCAACGTCGGGAAGTCGTCGTTGTTGAATCGATTGGTGCAACAAAAGGGGCTGGCCAAAACAAGCGGGGTGCCGGGGAAAACACAACTTATTAATTTATTCAAGATCACCGTCGGCCATAAATCATCGCCGGCCTTTTATCTTGTGGATCTGCCCGGGTACGGTTATGCTCGCGTTTCACTCGCCCAGCGTGAGGCGTGGGGGGCCTTGGTGGAGGATTATCTGACGCATCGTCCGACGCTCCGTGGGTTGATCGTATTGGTCGATATTCGCCACTCGCCGGGTCTATTGGATCAACAATTGTTTTCATGGATCAGCTCGTATAAGCTTCGGTGTCTTCTGGTCGCCACCAAATCGGATCAGATGTCCCGAGGGCAGATTTCGGGCGCGCTTCTCAAGATCAAGGCCTCCTTACCGGGATTGGCTATGGATCAGGTCATCCTTCCATTTTCTTCAAAGACCGGTGAAGGTCGTGATGCCATTCTAGAACATATCCTTCACCTCCTAAAAGACTAA
- a CDS encoding tetratricopeptide repeat protein — MIGDPEFEKVYRAAQECFEENRLDEAERLFLKLLERNARGYADVFNRLGLIYSQKGLLERAAQFFEKALALNPKYTDAALSLVVTYNELQKFADAERVFTQAAKVVRSEPTSLDPFIQGKLANEHGKLGDAYYNLGLYDQALDEFRKAVKLRPNFVDILTKIGMTLREKGELDQAIEAFIKAKATGSQYVPAYIHLGIAYYTQNRRDLALQEWKAAQKIDPANRAVQVYLNLAKKP; from the coding sequence ATGATCGGCGATCCCGAATTCGAAAAAGTCTACCGTGCCGCCCAGGAATGCTTCGAAGAAAATCGCCTGGATGAGGCGGAACGTTTGTTCCTGAAACTCCTGGAACGAAATGCAAGAGGTTACGCAGACGTTTTCAATCGTCTGGGCCTGATCTATTCCCAGAAAGGCCTCCTGGAACGCGCCGCGCAATTTTTCGAGAAGGCCTTAGCCTTAAATCCCAAGTACACAGACGCCGCCCTCAGCCTTGTTGTGACGTACAACGAGCTTCAGAAATTCGCCGATGCCGAACGCGTCTTCACCCAAGCCGCCAAAGTGGTGCGTTCCGAGCCCACATCGCTTGATCCCTTTATTCAAGGCAAGCTGGCCAATGAACATGGCAAGTTGGGCGATGCGTATTATAACCTGGGCCTGTACGATCAAGCGCTCGATGAGTTCCGGAAGGCCGTCAAGCTCCGGCCTAATTTTGTGGATATACTCACCAAAATCGGGATGACTCTCAGAGAGAAGGGAGAATTGGATCAGGCCATCGAAGCTTTCATCAAAGCCAAAGCGACGGGCTCCCAATATGTGCCGGCGTACATTCACCTTGGGATCGCCTATTACACCCAAAACCGACGGGATTTGGCCTTGCAAGAATGGAAAGCTGCGCAGAAGATCGATCCCGCCAACCGCGCCGTCCAGGTTTACCTAAACTTGGCCAAAAAACCCTAG